Proteins from a genomic interval of Gadus macrocephalus chromosome 2, ASM3116895v1:
- the znf750 gene encoding zinc finger protein 750 produces the protein MEVALERKPKRPHYIPRPPGKPFKYQCFQCPFTCNEKSHLFNHMKYNLCKNSISLLSQKGGQAPRQPKPLIKDTPPAPAPPKDSPPAQPKAGPGGPEQQESKADELGSGDDNEEVDVGCNSPIRKDGPEIPTEEKEIGENKEANAPTRPSAFSAVTPKRENPEALASPVQRQPSEEQAVPPHSNRAFPWGPISAPIPFKSFPSPIVPQYPSYLLSEHPLLYSSYYLPESHGAGPPSFHADFLEQRPLVPQAVPQTPPSLFPQYPFCPSLHLGHSLHYNLYRSPELSVPLPRSRFLDLYNPAFVPKGYELYMHQRDPQGKPAEEDAGSQERGEDKAPRLSPATGCSASGSPDRPIPSHDLQRDAEAPHYTVLGEQQPDADRPRQTVKPVQTLRVDASKEHTEQGLLQSRPLHADQRSNESTRYSSQSLSGEYHGSPSERDYEKAGREHSMAPLNLSTRAQEKDSVPCDERPGRALEEDLPLNLSLRRSLCGHDRPAAPRLSPDTNSDEEEPGDRQRQTAALALCQLAGVGASCGIAAMINGSSRGGTAAAMINSSAGSSSTDAPPKGSPCATAAAGKPKAVCKQATKDRGLKRKHCAPAGQKSTPGHHKSAKKAARRRPRCS, from the exons ATGGAAGTCGCCTTGGAGCGCAAGCCCAAGAGGCCCCACTACATTCCCCGGCCGCCAGGAAAGCCCTTCAAATACCAGTGTTTCCAGTGTCCCTTCACCTGCAACGAGAAGTCCCATCTCTTCAACCACATGAAATACAACCTGTGCAAAAACTCCATCTCCCTGTTGTCCCAAAAGGGAGGCCAGGCGCCGCGGCAGCCCAAGCCCTTGATCAAAGACACGCCTCCCGCCCCCGCGCCTCCCAAGGACAGCCCTCCCGCCCAGCCTAAGGCGGGACCTGGTGGTCCTGAACAACAGGAATCCAAGGCGGACGAACTCGGCAGTGGGGATGACAACGAGGAGGTAGACGTCGGCTGCAACAGCCCGATCCGGAAGGACGGCCCCGAGATCCcgacggaggagaaggagattgGCGAGAACAAAGAGGCCAACGCGCCGACACGCCCATCTGCCTTCTCGGCCGTCACGCCTAAACGAGAGAATCCAGAGGCGCTCGCCTCGCCTGTGCAGCGGCAGCCGTCTGAGGAGCAGGCGGTGCCGCCTCACAGCAACCGCGCCTTTCCGTGGGGTCCTATCTCAGCGCCCATCCCCTTCAAGTCGTTCCCCTCGCCCATTGTTCCTCAGTATCCGTCGTACCTTCTCTCCGAGCACCCTCTGCTCTACTCCTCGTACTACCTTCCTGAGAGCCACGGCGCCGGCCCCCCCTCCTTCCACGCTGACTTCCTGGAGCAGAGGCCCCTGGTTCCGCAGGCCGTCCCCCAGACGCCCCCCTCGCTGTTCCCCCAGTACCCGTTCTGCCCGTCGCTGCACCTGGGCCACTCTCTCCACTACAACCTGTACAGATCCCCCGAGCTCTCCGTGCCCCTACCTAGATCCAGATTCCTAGATCTGTATAACCCGGCCTTCGTGCCTAAGGGCTATGAGCTATACATGCACCAGCGTGACCCTCAGGGCAAGCCCGCCGAGGAGGACGCCGGCAGCCAGGAGCGGGGGGAGGACAAGGCCCCCAGGCTGAGTCCCGCGACCGGCTGTTCAGCTTCAGGGTCGCCCGACAGGCCGATCCCCTCCCACGACCTCCAGAGGGACGCCGAGGCTCCCCATTACACCGTCCTGGGGGAGCAACAACCCGACGCCGACCGACCACGCCAGACAGTGAAGCCAGTGCAAACGCTGCGGGTCGATGCGAGCAAAGAGCACACCGAACAAGGCCTTCTCCAGTCGAGGCCTCTGCATGCAGACCAGAG ATCAAATGAGAGCACCAGGTATTCATCCCAGTCCCTATCCGGGGAATACCACGGATCGCCGTCTGAGCGGGATTACGAAAAGGCTGGGCGGGAGCACAGCATGGCGCCTCTCAACCTCTCCACGAGGGCCCAAGAGAAGGACAGCGTGCCGTGCGACGAGCGTCCCGGCAGAGCCCTCGAGGAGGATCTGCCCCTGAACCTGAGCCTCCGACGCTCGCTCTGCGGCCACGACCGGCCCGCCGCCCCCCGGCTGAGTCCCGACACAAACTCGGACGAGGAGGAGCCCGGCGACCGTCAGAGGCAGACTGCGGCGCTGGCCCTCTGTCAGCTGGCCGGCGTCGGCGCCTCGTGTGGAATCGCCGCCATGATCAACGGCTCCTCGCGCGGcggcaccgccgccgccatgaTCAACAGCTCCGCGGGAAGCTCCTCGACAGACGCTCCACCGAAGGGCTCTCCCTGTGCGACAGCGGCGGCGGGAAAGCCCAAGGCCGTGTGCAAGCAGGCCACAAAGGACAGGGGGTTGAAGAGGAAGCACTGCGCGCCGGCTGGGCAGAAGTCGACGCCCGGACACCACAAATCGGCCAAGAAAGCGGCGAGGAGGAGGCCTCGTTGCAGCTAA
- the LOC132445986 gene encoding interferon-induced protein 44-like: MDWGRKEDELEWLKSFRLQSGNVKHLRVLLCGPAGSGKSSFINSVDSICQNRITGPADANNSQGTDLVLAKTAGQSFTLKYKTHRIQRERPGQHYPFVFNDIMGLEPTHGILLKDIKLAMKGHVKEDYTFNPVSALKKSDSFCNNNPTSNDKAHVLVFVLAVDINDVAGPSMFQKMAEIRLAARDLGIPQIAILTKIDEKSSPLVKENLRNVCSCTYIKNAMEKLSNTMGFPLNCIFPLKNYHAEIELKDEVDMLILTALRKILDLANDRVNSTGVAATHLSANNVNIA, from the exons ATGGATTGGGG AAGGAAAGAGGATGAGCTGGAGTGGCTGAAGTCATTCCGTCTTCAAAGTGGCAATGTCAAGCATCTTAGAGTCCTTCTGTGTGGTCCTGCTGGAAGTGGAAAATCCAGTTTCATCAATTCTGTTGACAGTATTTGTCAAAACAGGATAACCGGTCCTGCAGATGCCAATAACAGTCAAGGAACTGACCTAGTACTGGCCAAAACCGCCGGACAGTCTTTCACCCTCAAA TACAAAACACATCGAATCCAAAGAGAGAGGCCAGGACAACATTACCCGTTTGTCTTCAACGACATCATGGGCTTGGAACCGACCCACGGAATCTTATTGAAGGACATTAAACTGGCCATGAAGGGACACGTGAAAGAGGATTACACG TTCAATCCTGTTTCAGCTTTGAAGAAATCAGATTCTTTCTGCAACAACAACCCCACTTCAAATGACAAAGCTCATGTTTTGGTCTTTGTTCTTGCTGTCGACATCAATGATGTGGCAGGCCCAAGTATGTTTCAGAAAATGGCTGAGATCAGACTAGCAGCCAGAGACCTTG GGATTCCACAAATAGCTATTCTGACAAAAATCGATGAGAAATCTTCCCCTCTCGTTAAAGAAAACCTTAGAAATGTCTGCAGCTGCACGTACATCAAGAATGCG ATGGAGAAGCTCAGTAATACCATGGGATTCCCACTGAACTGCATCTTTCCCCTGAAGAACTACCATGCAGAAATCGAATTGAAGGATGAAGTGGATATGCTGATTCTAACTGCACTGAGAAAGATCCTTGATCTTGCAAATGACCGTGTAAATTCTACCGGTGTTGCAGCCACTCACTTAAGCGCCAACAATGTCAATATAGCCTAA
- the LOC132474383 gene encoding interferon-induced protein 44-like has product MGGGGSKEKTVLKTPWRTVHWSKKKDELEWLESFRPQSDNVKHLRVLLCGPAGSGKSSFINSVDSICRKRITVPADANNAQEADPELAKTAGQSYTLKYKTHRIQKGTPGKYYPFVFNDVMGLESTNGILLEDIKLAMKGHVKDNYKFDPETPLDDSNDFYINTPTSNDKAQILVFVVAVDINHVANPEMFKKMTEIRLAARDLDIPQIAIMTKIDEKSCDLVKKDLKNVYSSTNIKNAMEKLSNTVGFPLNCIFPLKNYHAEIELTDEVDMLILSALRKILELANDRVNASGVAAAKQMSRIRVLKLEPHSSHQTG; this is encoded by the exons ATGGGAGGAG GTGGTTCAAAGGAGAAAACag TTCTCAAAACACCTTGGAGGACGGTGCATTGGAG CAAGAAAAAGGAtgagctggagtggctggagtcaTTCCGCCCTCAAAGTGACAATGTCAAGCATCTTAGAGTCCTCCTGTGTGGCCCTGCTGGAAGTGGAAAATCCAGTTTCATCAATTCTGTTGACAGTATTTGTCGAAAAAGGATAACCGTTCCTGCAGATGCCAATAACGCTCAAGAAGCTGACCCAGAACTGGCCAAAACCGCTGGACAGTCTTACACCCTCAAA TACAAAACACATCGAATCCAAAAAGGGACGCCAGGAAAATATTACCCGTTTGTCTTCAACGACGTCATGGGCTTGGAATCGACCAATGGAATCTTACTGGAGGACATTAAACTGGCCATGAAGGGACATGTGAAAGATAATTACAAG ttcGATCCTGAGACACCTTTGGATGACTCAAATGATTTCTACATCAACACCCCCACTTCAAATGACAAAGCACAAATTTTGGTCTTTGTTGTTGCTGTCGACATCAATCATGTGGCAAACCCAGAGATGTTTAAGAAAATGACTGAGATCAGACTTGCAGCCAGAGACCTTG ATATTCCACAAATAGCCATTATGACGAAAATCGATGAGAAATCTTGCGATCTCGTGAAAAAAGACCTTAAAAATGTCTACAGCAGCACGAACATCAAGAATGCG ATGGAGAAGCTCAGTAATACCGTGGGATTCCCACTGAACTGCATCTTTCCCCTGAAGAACTACCATGCAGAAATTGAATTGACGGATGAAGTGGATATGCTGATTCTATCTGCACTGAGAAAGATCCTTGAACTTGCAAATGACCGTGTAAATGCTTCCGGTGTTGCAGCTGCTAAACAAATGTc